CCCGGCGCCGCCGGCGTGCCCACATGCCGAACGGGATGGTACTTGTCACCGTGACGAGCGCCTCCCGTACACGGAGGCTGTCGAAGCAGACAACTGATCCTCCCATGGAGCCGACTGCGCCTGACATCCATGCCGATTGTCCGACGTCGCTCTTCAGGCAATGCCACGCGGCTGGCGCGGGCCGCGGCGGCGCCGACTAGATCGCCCATACCGCCCGGGAGGCGAGTCAGTTCTCGCTCGTGAGTACTTGGCGCAAGCGCTCGAGCAGAAAGTCTTCATCGGTTGGGTTGGTGGCGACGTCGAGCACCTTCCTGCGACTCGTGGGTCCACGAACCAGCGTGACTGAGCCGCGGGGTACACCGAGAGCGTCCGCGACGGCCGCGAGCGCTGCCCGAGTCGCTCTGCCACTCTCGGCGGGTGTAGCGACGCGTACCACCAAAGCGCCATCGTGGGTTCCACCGACCCGGGTCCGCGACGAATTCGGTCGGACGTGGATCTCCAGCCGCACGGGGCTCAGTCTGCCCTCAAACACCAATGGTTGGTCGCGCTCGAAACGTCCGGCGGCCTGGTGACACACCTACTCCCGGGGCGATCTGAGAAGTCGTCCCAGAGCACGCGCTCCATCATCGTCGATCCACGTCAAGGGGTGAGAGTGCGGCATGGCCGACACCTACCCGGGTGGTACCCGCCGCCCCGGGTCAGGTCCCGGCTCCGAATAGGAAGCCGATGCCGTAGGTCACTGCCATCGCTACGGCGCCGCCTGCGCCGACTCTCAGGGTGGCCCGCAGTCGTCGGGCGCCGCCCAGCAGAGCGCCTAGCGCGCCCAAGGCGCACAGGGCGGCCAAGGTGATCGCGGCGATCACCGCCATACGAGATCCGGCTGGGCCGATCGCGGCAGTTAGGAGCGGGATGGCGGCTCCGACCGCAAAGCTGGCCGCCGAGGCGGCTGCCGCCTGGAATGGTTTGGCCGCGGTGGACGGCGTGTGGCCGAGTTCGTCGCGAAGGTGCGCGCCGAGCGGATCGGACGCGTGTAGGGAGGCTGCTACTTGGGCAGCTAGTTCGGGGGGTAGGCCGCGGGCCTGGTATAGGGAGGTCAGCTCGCGTAGTTCTGCTTCCGGGTCCTGGGCCAGTTCTGATCGTTCGCGAGCGCGATCCGCCCGTTCGGTGTCAGCCTGGGCGCTGACCGATACCCACTCGCCGATGGCCATGGCCATCGCCCCGGCGCTCAGTGCGGCGACACCGGCGGTAAGGATCGAGTTGCGAGACGCTCCCGACGCCGCGACCCCGATCAGCAGGGCGGCGGTGGAGACCAGGCCGTCGTCCGCGCCCAGGACGGCAGCACGCAGCCAACCGGAGCGCTGTGACCGGTGGCGCTCGATCGTCGCAGCAGTCACCGACGGGCCCGCGGTTCGTCGGTGGTCGCAAGGTTGGTGGCACCCACGACATGGCTCCCGTAGCCGGTCAGGCGGCCAGGTGGAATGGTGGGTATTCGTCGGTGAGCAGTCCTGCGTATGCCTCGACCCGCAGGGCGTAGCGGTAGACGCCGACCAGGTAATTCCGAAGGCTCTCGGGGTACTCGCCGGTGAAGAGCACCGTGACGAACCCTCCAACCAGCGCGAACACCGCTCCGATCGCGAGCACGGCCAGCACCACATAGTGCGGGATGGCCAGGAACCACTTGTAGAGCGGCTTCCAACGGTCGAGATGCTCCGGGTAGGCGATGCTCAGCGTGGTGTGCGGTTCGACCCCGTCATCTGTCGCGGTCGGATCGAAATCGAATGGCGGGTAGTCCTCATGGAGGAACAGCGCGTAGCTGAACGCCCGCCACTCGTAGCGGTATGTGGTAGCGATCATGTCGAACAACGGCTTCGGGATGCGTTCGGTAAACAACACCGTGAAGAGACTGATCAGGATCAGGATCTCCCGCAGGCTTCGCAGAGCGCTGGCGATCATGAGCTGGGGAACTGCCAGCAACCACTGCACCAATGGCTTCCACCAGGTGACGTGGCGATCCCCGTGGAACTCCAGCTGCGCCGGGTATGGGGCGGATATTGACATCGCGACCTCCTGCAGGGCTGCCCAAGGAATGGCGAGCCCTCAACGCATCATGTGGTCGTGCGGCTTGTTCGTGTCAGGGGCGAAGGGCACATCTTCAGGTCGCGAATCTGAGGGCTCTCGGTCGGACCGCGGGATCGTTCATCCCTGGAGTTGGCTGAGCACGGCGGTGACGGTGCGTTTGGTTCCGCTCTGGCTGACCAGGTCGACTGTGACCGTCTTGCCCGGTGCGAGTTGGGCCAGGATGGCCTGCATCTCGGTGAGCGAGGTGACCTTGTTACCGTCGACGGCGGTGATGAGTTCGCCGGGAACGATCCCTGCGGTGGCTGCGCTGCCTCCCGCTGTGACGCTGACAACTATGGCGCCGACCCGCTGTCCGTTCTGGTCGACGGCGTCGGCCGCGGCGATGTCGAGTGAAGCTCGGTCGCTGCGGGTGACCCGGCCTGAGCTGATGAGTTGGGCGGCGATCAGCTTGACGGTGTTGGAGGGGATGGCAAAGCCGATCCCCGGTATGGTGCCTCCTCCTTGTTGATCGGCGGCCGCCAGGGTGGGGATGCCGATGACTTCCCCGGCCAGGTCGACCAACGCTCCGCCGCTGTTGCCGGGATTGATCGCTGCGCTCGTCTGGATGGTGGAGGGGAGCACGACGCCGTTTCCTTCGCTGACCGGCCGGCCGTTGTAGCTGACGATTCCGTCGGTCACGGAGCTGGAAAGGCCCAGCGGGTTGCCGACAGCGAAGACGATGTCGCCTATCTGTAATGCGTCCGAATCGCCGAACGTCGCGGCGGCAAGGTTGCTGGCACCTTTGACCTTGATGACTGCCAGGTCGTCGGGGGCGTAGCTCCCGAGCAGAGTGGCCGGCAACCGATCACCGTTGAGGAGCTGCACCGTAAAGGTGGTGGCCGAGCCGACGACGTGGGCGTTGGTGACGATATCGCCTGCGTTGTCGTAGATCACCCCGGACCCGAGCCCGCTGGAGGTCGATATCTGTACGACCTGGGGGCGAACCTTCGCCACTACCGCCACGAAGGCCTGCTCTAGCTCGGATGCCGCTCTGCTGACGTTGGGCGACGCCGATTGGGTCGGGGTGGCGGTCGTCGTCGGGGACTGCAATGGGGTCGGGCCGCTTGACGCGCACGCTGCTACTAAGCCGGTGAGGGCCACCAGCATCATCGAACTGATGACGCCATGAAGGTACGCCTTGCGCCTGAAGCGATGTGCCACTGGTTCAACGATGCCTGTGCAGGTCGGTTGTCAACCAGGGCCGAAGGTCACCGAAACCTCTTCAGTCGGCCAGGTCGAGAGAAGCATCTGGCCGATCGAGCAGCCATGAAGGCGAGAGCGACCGGCGAGCAGGCGCCGGAGGAGTCTCTGGTGGGTGTCCCAGACGGGGCGCGCGACCAACCCGCCGAAGGCGTTGGTTATGGTCTAGGAGTGCTGCGGGCGGGACTTCGCATGCTCTGGCGGGCGCTGCCGGTTATCGGTACGACGACCGTCGTGCCGCTGCTGCTCTTCTACATTGCTATGGCCGCCGGATCCGTAGCGTGGGGGATCGGCGTGTCGGTGGCCTACGCGTACCTGACCGCCGGCTACCAGTACCTCCGCAGGCGCCGGGTGAGCGGCATGTTGCTCATGACGGTCCTGCTCGTGACCTTGCGTGCGGTGGGCGCGATTGCGTCCGGGCACGTGTTCGTCTACTTCGTGCTGCCTGTCGCAGAAACCGGCGTGTTCGGGCTTTTGTTCCTGGCGACGATGGCGACCAAGGAGCCCCTGATCGTCCGTCTCGCGCGTGACATGGTCCCTCATCTGGCGGATGACTTGGCGGGCCGGCGTGGCCTGGTCACCCGGCTGTCGCTGGTGTGGACGATCACCTACCTGGCCAGCGGGGCTACAACGCTGCTCATGTTGCTCTCGTTCTCCCTACCGGTGTACCTGGGCGCGCACCAACTCGCCGGCTGGATGTGGGTGGCCGCCGGGATCGGTGCCTCAGTGATGCTGTGCCGACGCCACGGGAGCGGGCTGCTCTCGGCGGCCTTCAGCTCTTTGGCCTGAACCCCCCGACGGACCCACCGGGCGCCGTCGGTGACGCCGCAACGTGGCGCTGCTGCGCCGGTCGGTCGCAATCGAACAGCAGCCGGTGCACGTAGGAGCGCATGTCGCGCCTGGGAGGCGGGAAGTTACCCGCCAGACGTTTGGCAGCGAGTGGCAGCGCGAGTGAGGTTCCGAGGAGAAGCCCGTCGCGTCCCCGGCTCTTCCAGAGGACGAGGGGCAGCGCACCGATCGCGAGCGCGCAACCGGCTCCGGACTGTCGGGCAAGCCGGCCACCGCCCAGCCCTGCTCCGAGGACGACGGCGCCTTCGGGCGCAGTGGCGAGACAAGCTCCCAACGCCACCGACACGCCTCGGCCCCCTTGAAGCCGCAGAAACGGCGACCAGTTGTGACCGGCGACCGCGGCGAACGCTGCGAGCGCTCCGAGGCGGGCGCCGCGCCTACGCGCCAGAAGCGGAACTGCAGCACCCTTGGCAAGTTCCATGCAACCGACTACGGCGAGGGGACCGAAACCGGCTACCTGGTGCAGGCTGGTGCCCGAGACGGTCCCGGTGCCGACATTCCTCAGGTCCACACCCTCGAGCCGCCGGGCGGCGATATTGGTGAACGGGGTCGAGCCCAGCAGGTAGGAGGCGACGATCAGCACAGGCGCTGGCAGGCGCCGGCAAGGGCCCTTGCGGCGTTTCATACTCAGGAACCGGTTTCCGGCTCCCACCACCAAGCGAGTCCCCGCAGGTCCGGACCGGTGTGAGCGACCATCGCCGGACCGAACGGAGCGGCGAAACGAGTGACCGGCTCGACGACCTCGCAAACCGCAGCCAGCAGCTTCTCCGCTTCCTCCGGCGCTCCCACGTGCAGGCCGGCAACGTGGAGCCGGTGCCCCGGCCGCTTCGACTTTCGCCACGAGGAGATCATGAGATCGAACGCCGCGTTCGGCGAGAACACCGGCCGCATCGGCCGGACGTTGCCTCGGCGCAGCTCGAATACCGGGCGGACCCCGACGGCGTTGCCGATCGCACCCAGAGGGCTTGGAACCCGTCCTCCCCGGATCAGGTACGTGAGATCGCCGACCTCTGCAACGAGCCGCACCCGGCGTCGCGCTTCGGACGCGGACCGGATGACTTCGTCGAACGGTGCGCCGTCGATCGCCGCCTGTGCGGCTGCCAGGACGACGAGACCTTCAGCGCCGGCAGCCGTTCCGCTGTCGATCACCTCCACCCGGGCATCGGTCATACCGGCGGCAAGCCGCGCCGAGTCACCGGTACTCGAGAACGACCCGCCCACTGTTATGACGACAACCCCTCGGCCCTGGTCCGCTTCTTCGATCGCCGACAGGAAGGCGCCAGGAGTCGGGGCGGCTGTCTTGACCGTCGAGCCTTCGCGAACGAGCCGGGCAACCTCGTCTATCCCGACGCTGTCGTCGGTGCAGGGGACCCCGTCGATGTCCAGTGACAACGGCGCTATCGCGACCCTACAGCTGCTGGCGAGATCCGGCGCGATCGATGCCGCGCTGTCAGTCACGACACCGACCACGATGCCCTCAGTACCCATGCCCGGGAAGCCAGAAACAAAGGGCGGTCACCGCGCACTCCGCCATCATTCGCTCGCCCTCAGGCGGGCGGCTGCCACCCATCCGACGGCGACCAGCAGCCAGAAGCTCAAGCCGCGGTACAGGACGACTGCTGCGGTTGCCGGGGCAGCCGGGAGGTGCGAACGAGCGAGCATCGTGACGAGTCCCCCCTCAACGATACCTAGCCCGCCCGGTGTGATCGGGAGTTCGGCCAGCAATTGTGCGCCCGCATACACCACGAGAAGCGAGCTCCATGGCACGTGGATCCCGATGGCAAGGATCGCGCTGGCCAGAACGAACGTGTCGAGAATCCAGTTCGCCACGGCCGCTGACGCGCCGAGAGCCCAGACCCGAGGCTCCGGTCGGATGTCCTTCATCTCGGCGACCGCCTTCTGTGCGCGGTACAGCCGGGTCTGTATTGAGTCCGGAGCGTGCCGCTGCGTGAGGCGAATGGCCCGGTCCACGAGCTTCCCGAGAAGCTCGGTGCGCTGGAACAGCAAGGCCGCCAGCGCGGCGCCCACCATCACAATCGCCAGCGGGCCGACCAGGATGTCGCGTAGCTCGCCGCCGACCACCACAGACCCTACGAAAGCGACCAGGGTCAGGGCTGCGAACGCGATGGCCCCGGCGGACAATTCCGCCCACGCGGCACCAACCCTGCTGGCCCCCACACGTCGATACTGGCGGAACACGTATCCCTCGGCGACGAGCACGCCCGCCGGGATCGACATCGCAACCGCGTTCGAGGCCAGCGTTATAGGGATCATGCGCGGAAAAGACACGGCCGTACCGGTGGCATCGATCAGCCGCTGCTGGAGCAGCGAGAGCGAGAGGATCGACAGAGCCTCGGCTGCGCCGCCGGCGAGCAACCACTCCCAATGGACGCCTACGACGAGGGATCCGACCGCGGCGAGTTTCGGGATCCTGCGTATGACGAACACGGCAGCCAGGGCCACCATGACGATTTCGAAGGCCCGCCTCGCCCAGAAGCGCCACCCTCTATGCCGATTCGGCACGGAACGGTGTCGGCAGCTCGGTTCCCTCCGGACGGGGACCGCAGCGACTCGCCTGCACCCCCAGGACGTGCTCGCATGCCTCCAGGAGGACCGATGCAAAGTGGTCTGGGTCACTCAGGCAAGCGCTGTGCCCTCCGGACATCTCGAACACTCTTGCACCGCAGACACCTGCAAGATGGGCTTGCCTGTCGGTCGGGACGTGAACGTCGTCTGCCGTCAGGAGCACCGCCATCGGTGCCTGTATCTCTCCGATCCACTCGCTGGCATCGTAGGTAGCCAGATCCGCGGCAAGGTAGAGCACGTTGCTCCAGCGGTGGCGCCTCATCAAGGGCAACGCCCATCGTTGGAACCCGTCCCATCCGTATAGAAGTCGCATGATGGCTTCAGCGACCACAGCGGAGACCGCATCGGGCAGCATCGAGGCGAACCTGCAGATCCCGTTGAAGATCCGGGTCCAGCGCGCCGTGATCGGGACGGCCGTAAAGCGCGCTGCCGATGCGCACAGCACCACTCCTGCGACCAGGTCATCGTGTTCACGGGCGAGACGCTGGGCGACAGCGCCACCGAGCGAGTACCCCACCACCGCCGCTGGCGCCAGGTCCAGCGTGCGGATGAGCGCTGCCACGTCCTCGACGACGTCGTCGAGGCTCGCCTTGCGCCCGTGTCGTGGTCCGAGGCCGTGGCCTCGCAGGTCGGGCGCGACCGCCCGGAAGTGCTCACCGAGGAGACCGAACACGCCGTACCAGGTGATGTCCGCGGTGGACGTCCAGCCGTGCAGAAGCACGACAGCAGGGGCGCCGGGGCGCCCCGGGGCCTCGCGGACGAACATTTCGCCTCGGGAGCCAACATCGACGAGACGACCTGCGGGGAGCCGCCAGTCGTCCGGCTTGGCTGTCATACCCGCGGGTTCCCGATCGCCGTTACCTCCTGGCCCTTTCGACTGGCCTGACTCGACCCGGGCTTGCGCTGGACCGACCCACCTAACCCCTCTTTACCGGACATACCCGCAACATCCCTTCGGCATGCAGGGGCCCGAGAACGCTATTCGTGCCCACGCCGACACTGCATTTCCGATATGAATCTTCGCCTATTGAACCGCAGCCGGAGTACCGAGAAGCTGAAGACATGCCCTCCGGTGATACGGGCGCGCCCGGCGACCAGCCGAGTAGAGACTTGACGACCAACGTCGAGGAACTGCGTGATGTCTCGATCGTGCACGTGGCGGGCGAAATCGACATCAGCACCGTGGGCGACCTCGAATCGGCCATCGAGCGCGCCCGGGCCCACGCCGGACCGGGCGGTGCAGCGAGCGGCGTGGTCGTCATCGACCTGCGGGGCGTCACCTTCCTGGGGGCGGAAGGGTTGAGGAGTCTCGTCAGCGCCCAGAACCGGATAGCCGAGTCCGGCGGGTCGATGCGGGTGGTGGCGCCTGCAGGCGGCGGGATCATCCGGCGACTTCTCGACCTGAGTGGTGTCGGGGCCCTCCTGGACCTGTTCGAGACGATCGAGTCAGCTGTTCCTGCCGACCGGGACTGAACTCTGGTCCTGGTCGCTTGGGGGCCATCGAGCTGGCGGTGAGCACGAGCCTTCGGGGTAATCCAGACCCGGATGCTGGCGACACAAACGAGGCTCAAGCGTGCGGCTCAAACCGTTGCTGGAGTACCGCATGGCCGGCGCGATCGGCGGGCACGCCCAGCCGGGGCTGTGCAGTTAGGCTCACAGCCTTAGAATGGGTGAGCGAAGCGGAAGCGCAGCAGCCGCCTGGCGGCAGGCGCTCGAAGCGTGGGCCATCCCTCCTGAAATACTCGCCCGAGCTCCAGAGTCGCCGTGGGGATGCCCGAGAGCACTCTTCGAGAGAGCTGCGGCACATGCCCTTGCCACCACCACCGAGAGCCCGTCACGAGCGCGCGCCCGCGAGGCACTGCCACCGGGAGGATCGGTGTTGGATGTCGGCGCTGGCGCAGGCGCGGCCAGCTTGCCGCTCGTTCCGCCCGCGAGGACAGTGTTCGCAGTGGACGTGAGCGATGAGATGCTCCACGCCTTCGTGCAGGGAGCTGAGCGGGTGGGCGCCGAACACCGCGAGATCAAAGGCCAGTGGCCGGATACGGAGATAGAAGCGCCGGTGACGGACGTTGCGGTCTGCCACCACGTCGCCTACAACGTCGCGAACCTGGCCGGACTTTTCGGCGCCCTCGACCGCCACGCAAGACGGAGGGTCGTGGTGGAGCTGACAGAGCGGCACCCCCAAAGCGACCTCAACGATTTGTGGAAGCAGATCCACGGCATCGACAGACCGAGCGTGCCTACCGCAGACGACGCTGCCGCTGTCGCGGCGGAACTCGGGTTCGACGTCCAATTGGAGCGCTTCGAGCAAACGGCCCTCTGGCACGGCTCGGAGCGCGACGAGCGTGTCGCGTTCGCGCGACGGCGTTTGTGCGTCGGATCGGAATACGACCCCTTCATCAGCGAGTGGCTCGCCCGCTCCGGCGAAGAAGTACAGAACCGCAAGCTGGTCACCCTCTGGTGGGACAGCAGGTCCTGGCAGGGCGACTCATGACATGCGGGCGGTCTCACTCTGCGCAACCGCTGCGCAGGATCCGCTTGACCAGAACTCATTTCTAGAAAAAGATTCGAACATGCGTGAATTCGTCCATCCCGCCATCAACGCGCTTCGCGACGCCGGTCCCGAGCTGAAGGCGCAGGCCGCCGTCAACACCGAGGAACGCCGACTGTCGGACGCCACGGCGAAGATCCTCCGGGACACGGGCGCCATGCGCCTGGTTCAGCCGGCACGCTACGGAGGCCTGGAAGCCGACCCGAGAGTGTTCGTCGAGGCGATGATGCTGGCGTCTCAGTTCGACGGCGCTGCCGGGTGGGTCCTCGGAGTGGTAGGGGTTCACAACTGGCACATCGGCCTCTACGCCGACGAGGTGCAGAAGGAAGTCTGGGGTGATGACCACGACACCTGGGTCAGCTCCTCCTACAACTACGTCGGCAAGGCCAGCCGCGTGCAAGGGGGCTTCAGGCTCACGGGACGCTGGTCCTTCTCCTCGGGATGTGAGCATGCCCGATGGGTGTTCGTCGGTGGATTCGTATTCGACGACGAAGGTCGCCCTCTGGAGATGCGCCACTTCCTCCTCCCGCGCCAGGACTACGAGATCGTTGACGTGTGGCACGTCGCCGGGCTGTGCGGCTCCGGAAGCAACGACATCGTCGTCGACGGCGCCTTCGTCCCCGATGCGAGGAGCATGAGCTGGCCCGACCTCAAGGCACACAATTGTCCCGGGACCGAGGTGAACCGGTCCGCGCTGTTCCGGGTGCCGTGGGGATCCATGTTCCTCAACGCGGTGACAGCACCCCTCGTCGGGATGGCCCGGGGGATGCTCGACGAGTCGGTCGCCCTGGTCAAGCAGCGGGTGAGCGGATACGTCCCGCCCGGACCCTCCACGGGGCCTTTCGACGCCAAGCGCATATGGCCGGCTGTCACGATGGCGAGGCTGGCCGAGGCCTCGGCTGAGGTGGACGCGGCAAGAGTGCAGATGCTCGACAACCTCGGCGACGTCTACTCCTACGCCGAGACGGGCGAAGAGGTGCCCCTGGACGTTCGCGCCCGTGCCCGGCGGGACCAGGTGATGGCGGCCAAGAGGGCGACAGACGCCGCCAACTCAATCTTCTCGCTCGCCGGCGGGCGGGGTCTGTCCTTGAAGAGCCCCATTCAGCGGTTGTGGAGGGACGCCCAGGCCGGTGCTCACCACGTAGTGAACGGCGCCGACCAGGCCCTCACTTCTTACGGCGCGTTCCTGATCGGTGAGGAGATCGAAGATCAGCTGGTCTGAGCGCCTCCCAAGCCGTGCCCGACAGCTCGAGAGAGGCGGAGCGAACCGCCGCCTGCGACGGCACGCCCCGGTACAGGGCGGAACGAACCCAGTGGTGCACAGGCCCGATGAGCACCGCGGTGACCGTCTCGAAGGGGAGCTTGCGTAGCTCGCCGCCGGCCATCCGTTTGTCGAGCCATCCCTTCACGACGGCCAGGAACTCGGCGTTCTCGTCGAGAAGCTCGGCGGCGACGTCGTCCGAGCGGTAGCCGGCGAATGGATGCTGCAGCAGGAAGGTCGCCGGGCGGGGATGCCTGACGAGCCAGCGGAGGTGATAGTCGACAGTATCTTTGATCCCGAGTTCAGCACGAGGGTCCGCCGCGAGGATGGCTCCGGCACCGGACTGATAATCGTTGAGCAGGCTGTAATGCAGGGTCGCCAGCAGGAGATCCTTGGATCCGAAGTGATGGTAGAGGGTGCCGACGCTCACGCCGGCACGGGCGCACACCTTTTGGACGAACATTCCGGACTCGCCGGTCTCCACTATCGTGTCGAGGGCAGCCGCGAGGATGTCCGCCCGGCGGCGTAAGGTCTTGCGGGTTCGCCCCCCGGCGGTGACCATTAGAAAAATATTCTAGTTGGGTGCCGTGGCAGGCACTTCCGGTTGGGGCAAGATGCAGATGTGACTCCCGGAGGACGACGAGGTCCGCGTCGCGCGCCAGCGCATCGCCGACCGACACACCAAGATTTTGTCCGCAGGCGCCTGGCGGTGCTGGGTGCGACGGCCCTGGCGGTCGTCGTCGTTGCTGCGGTGCTCACCAACGACTCGTCGAAGGGGTCCCCCAAGGCGAAGACAGCAGGTACCGTCGCCAAGACCAGCCATCCCCCTCAGCTGCAGGTCAGCATCGCCTCGTGGCAGCTCCCGTCCCCGCTGTCGAGGACGGTAGCCCTCTCCGTGGACGGAAACATCGACGTCTTCGGAGGACTCACCGGTACCGGCAACTCGACGACCGGTGCCGTCGTGCAGATAGATCCGGCGAACGGCCACAGCCAGAACGTCGCCACCCTGCCCGTGCCGGTGCACGACGCCGCGGGTGCCGCGATCGGGAGTCGCTACTTCGTGTTCGGGGGAGGGACGACCGCGCTGACGGAATCGGTGCAGTCCTTTTCGCCGGACAGCGCCGCGGGATCGCCTGCGATGTCGGTGGCCGGCCAGCTTCCCGCGAAGCGCGCGGACCTTGCGACAGCTACCGGGCCTGATGGCACCGTCTACATCGCCGGCGGCTACGACGGGGCGAGCTTTTCGCCGGACGTGCTGTCCACGCGCAACGGGACGTCTTTCTCCGTAATTGGAAGGTTGCCGGTCCCGGTCCGCTACCCCGCCGTCGCTGTCACGGCAGGAAAGCTCTGGGTCCTCGGCGGTGAAGCCGCCGGCGGCGGAGAGAGCGACGCCATCCAGACCATCGACCTCAAGACACACGCGGCCACCGTCGCCGCCCATCTCCCGCGGCCCATCTCGCACGCTTCGGCCGCGACTCTCGGCGGCACCGTCTATCTCTTCGGCGGCCGCTCGGGCGGCAACGCACTCGACACCGTCTACAAGCTCGACCCGGTAAAGGCGACTTTTTCGCAAGCAGGCAGTATTCCGCTCCCGATGTCGGACATGTCCGCCGTCGCGTTCGGCGAGACCGTCTACCTCGTCGGCGGGGAAGGCCAGCTCGCCCAACCAGGGCAGTCGGTCATCGTCGCCCGGATGTCCTCTACGACGCCGGCGGCCGCTGCGACGGGGGCAGCTCCCTTCTCCGGCGACCTGTTGATCGCCGATCGCGGCAACGACAGGCTGCTGCTCGTCACGGCCGACAAGAAGGTCCTCTGGGTCTTCCCGAGCCTCCTGCACCCCGCTCCGCCTCAGGGTTTCTACTTCCCCGACGACGCTTTCTTCGCCAAGCACGGCACAGCCATCATCACCAACCAGGAGGACCAGAACACGATCCTCGAGATCGCATACCCGTCCGGGCAGGTCATCGGCAGCTATGGGCACCCGAACCAGCCGGGCAGCTCTCCCGGGTACCTCAACCAGCCCGACGACGCCTACCTGTTGGCCGACGGCAAGATAACGGTCGCGGACGCCAAGAACTGCAGGATCCTGTTCATCAACTCCAACTTCACCTACCTGTCGAGCATCGGCCATACCGGGCGCTGCCAGCACGACATTCCCAACGACGTTGCCTATCCCAACGGCGATACCCCCCTGCAGGACGGCAACTTCCTCGTCTCGGAGATCAACGGCTCCTATATCGACGAGGTGACCATGTCGGGGCAGGTCGTGTGGTCGGTCAAACTGCCGATGATCGGATACGTATCCGATCCCCAGCAGCTGGGGCCCGACCTCTACCTGGTTGCCGACTACTCGAGGCCCGGTGGCATCTACGAGTTCACCCGAGAGGGCCAGATCGTCTGGAGCTACAAGGTCGCCTCCGGCGAGGGCATGCTCGACCACCCCAGTCTCGCCGAGCGCTTGCCCACTGGACTCATCTGTGCCAACGACGACTACCGCGACAGGG
This is a stretch of genomic DNA from Acidimicrobiales bacterium. It encodes these proteins:
- a CDS encoding VIT1/CCC1 transporter family protein yields the protein MTAATIERHRSQRSGWLRAAVLGADDGLVSTAALLIGVAASGASRNSILTAGVAALSAGAMAMAIGEWVSVSAQADTERADRARERSELAQDPEAELRELTSLYQARGLPPELAAQVAASLHASDPLGAHLRDELGHTPSTAAKPFQAAAASAASFAVGAAIPLLTAAIGPAGSRMAVIAAITLAALCALGALGALLGGARRLRATLRVGAGGAVAMAVTYGIGFLFGAGT
- a CDS encoding DUF4389 domain-containing protein — protein: MSISAPYPAQLEFHGDRHVTWWKPLVQWLLAVPQLMIASALRSLREILILISLFTVLFTERIPKPLFDMIATTYRYEWRAFSYALFLHEDYPPFDFDPTATDDGVEPHTTLSIAYPEHLDRWKPLYKWFLAIPHYVVLAVLAIGAVFALVGGFVTVLFTGEYPESLRNYLVGVYRYALRVEAYAGLLTDEYPPFHLAA
- a CDS encoding trypsin-like peptidase domain-containing protein; protein product: MAHRFRRKAYLHGVISSMMLVALTGLVAACASSGPTPLQSPTTTATPTQSASPNVSRAASELEQAFVAVVAKVRPQVVQISTSSGLGSGVIYDNAGDIVTNAHVVGSATTFTVQLLNGDRLPATLLGSYAPDDLAVIKVKGASNLAAATFGDSDALQIGDIVFAVGNPLGLSSSVTDGIVSYNGRPVSEGNGVVLPSTIQTSAAINPGNSGGALVDLAGEVIGIPTLAAADQQGGGTIPGIGFAIPSNTVKLIAAQLISSGRVTRSDRASLDIAAADAVDQNGQRVGAIVVSVTAGGSAATAGIVPGELITAVDGNKVTSLTEMQAILAQLAPGKTVTVDLVSQSGTKRTVTAVLSQLQG
- a CDS encoding glycerol-3-phosphate acyltransferase, coding for MKRRKGPCRRLPAPVLIVASYLLGSTPFTNIAARRLEGVDLRNVGTGTVSGTSLHQVAGFGPLAVVGCMELAKGAAVPLLARRRGARLGALAAFAAVAGHNWSPFLRLQGGRGVSVALGACLATAPEGAVVLGAGLGGGRLARQSGAGCALAIGALPLVLWKSRGRDGLLLGTSLALPLAAKRLAGNFPPPRRDMRSYVHRLLFDCDRPAQQRHVAASPTAPGGSVGGFRPKS
- a CDS encoding DegV family protein, which encodes MGTEGIVVGVVTDSAASIAPDLASSCRVAIAPLSLDIDGVPCTDDSVGIDEVARLVREGSTVKTAAPTPGAFLSAIEEADQGRGVVVITVGGSFSSTGDSARLAAGMTDARVEVIDSGTAAGAEGLVVLAAAQAAIDGAPFDEVIRSASEARRRVRLVAEVGDLTYLIRGGRVPSPLGAIGNAVGVRPVFELRRGNVRPMRPVFSPNAAFDLMISSWRKSKRPGHRLHVAGLHVGAPEEAEKLLAAVCEVVEPVTRFAAPFGPAMVAHTGPDLRGLAWWWEPETGS
- a CDS encoding lysylphosphatidylglycerol synthase transmembrane domain-containing protein, whose amino-acid sequence is MVALAAVFVIRRIPKLAAVGSLVVGVHWEWLLAGGAAEALSILSLSLLQQRLIDATGTAVSFPRMIPITLASNAVAMSIPAGVLVAEGYVFRQYRRVGASRVGAAWAELSAGAIAFAALTLVAFVGSVVVGGELRDILVGPLAIVMVGAALAALLFQRTELLGKLVDRAIRLTQRHAPDSIQTRLYRAQKAVAEMKDIRPEPRVWALGASAAVANWILDTFVLASAILAIGIHVPWSSLLVVYAGAQLLAELPITPGGLGIVEGGLVTMLARSHLPAAPATAAVVLYRGLSFWLLVAVGWVAAARLRASE
- a CDS encoding alpha/beta hydrolase, with protein sequence MFVREAPGRPGAPAVVLLHGWTSTADITWYGVFGLLGEHFRAVAPDLRGHGLGPRHGRKASLDDVVEDVAALIRTLDLAPAAVVGYSLGGAVAQRLAREHDDLVAGVVLCASAARFTAVPITARWTRIFNGICRFASMLPDAVSAVVAEAIMRLLYGWDGFQRWALPLMRRHRWSNVLYLAADLATYDASEWIGEIQAPMAVLLTADDVHVPTDRQAHLAGVCGARVFEMSGGHSACLSDPDHFASVLLEACEHVLGVQASRCGPRPEGTELPTPFRAESA
- a CDS encoding STAS domain-containing protein; the protein is MPSGDTGAPGDQPSRDLTTNVEELRDVSIVHVAGEIDISTVGDLESAIERARAHAGPGGAASGVVVIDLRGVTFLGAEGLRSLVSAQNRIAESGGSMRVVAPAGGGIIRRLLDLSGVGALLDLFETIESAVPADRD
- a CDS encoding methyltransferase domain-containing protein codes for the protein MGERSGSAAAAWRQALEAWAIPPEILARAPESPWGCPRALFERAAAHALATTTESPSRARAREALPPGGSVLDVGAGAGAASLPLVPPARTVFAVDVSDEMLHAFVQGAERVGAEHREIKGQWPDTEIEAPVTDVAVCHHVAYNVANLAGLFGALDRHARRRVVVELTERHPQSDLNDLWKQIHGIDRPSVPTADDAAAVAAELGFDVQLERFEQTALWHGSERDERVAFARRRLCVGSEYDPFISEWLARSGEEVQNRKLVTLWWDSRSWQGDS